A stretch of the Aspergillus puulaauensis MK2 DNA, chromosome 6, nearly complete sequence genome encodes the following:
- a CDS encoding uncharacterized protein (COG:G;~EggNog:ENOG410QDJA;~InterPro:IPR020846,IPR011701,IPR036259;~PFAM:PF07690;~TransMembrane:8 (i49-74o94-111i118-137o143-167i179-198o210-229i404-423o435-456i);~go_function: GO:0022857 - transmembrane transporter activity [Evidence IEA];~go_process: GO:0055085 - transmembrane transport [Evidence IEA]), translating into MAEKAPLEPKTHGDEPPSYPDETLKEAGNVEIQSLTPEEDKRILRRIDLYLLPMMAVSYMFQFLDKSAMSFTAILGLQEDLHLEGEDYSWASSIYYFGYLAASYVAAVLLVRFPVGKMISTSIIVWGAVLMLTAASFNDKGIIAVRFFLGLTEAAIAPGLSIVVSMWYKRSEQPFRHGIWFQGITIAGVFGGLLAYGIGHIESIAPWKAVFLIFGAITIVWAFVLFYWLPDHPLNARFLSDEDRRKAVIRVQENMTGIKNNEFKVKQVIEALLDVKCWALVLIQLTCSIPNGGVSNFGSIIIEGFGFSTLNTLLVQIITYVFQGVLVHLSTAGCSWFKNSRTYWMAWNSALSIAGAAMARQISPDNTWARFMGYCLANAYSCNFPLTLAMSTGNIGGFTKKTTVNAMVFIGYCVGNIIGPHLFFSYEQPSYPSGFLAMLICFGVSFVIPLALRYYLVWENRRRDRLGPVDSGLSAEDLDAAVLDKTDKEILQFRYVY; encoded by the exons ATGGCTGAAAAGGCACCGCTCGAGCCCAAGACACATGGCGATGAGCCCCCGTCCTATCCCGATGAGACTCTGAAAGAGGCCGGCAATGTCGAGATCCAGTCGCTGACGCCGGAGGAGGACAAGAGGATTCTACGGCGAATCGACCTCTA CCTCCTCCCGATGATGGCCGTCTCATACATGTTCCAGTTTCTAGACAAGTCCGCCATGAGCTTCACAGCTATCCTGGGTCTGCAGGAAGATCTGCATCTTGAAGGCGAGGACTACTCCTGGGCAAGCAGCATTTACTACTTCGGCTACCTGGCCGCGTCCTACGTCGCAGCTGTCTTGCTGGTTCGGTTCCCCGTTGGCAAGATGATTTCGACTTCAAT CATTGTCTGGGGCGCTGTGCTGATGTTGACTGCGGCCTCGTTCAACGACAAGGGCATCATCGCAGTTcgtttcttcctcggcctcaCTGAAGCTGCCATTGCACCGGGCCTGAGTATCGTCGTTTCCATGTGGTACAAGCGATCAGAGCAGCCTTTCCGCCACGGAATCTGGTTCCAGGGAATCACCATCGCCGGTGTCTTCGGTGGGTTGCTTGCGTACGGCATCGGGCATATCGAAAGCATTGCTCCGTGGAAG GCCGTGttcctcatcttcggcgCCATCACGATTGTTTGGGCTTTCGTTCTCTTCTACTGGCTTCCAGACCACCCGCTGAACGCCAGGTTTCTCAGCGACGAGGACAGACGCAAGGCCGTCATCCGAGTCCAGGAGAACATGACCGGCATTAAGAACAACGAGTTCAAGGTCAAGCAGGTCATCGAGGCCCTTCTCGATGTGAAATGCTGGGCATTAGTTCTCATTCAGCTGACATGCTCCATTCCAAACGGCGGAGTCTCCAAT TTCGGTTCTATCATCATCGagggcttcggcttcagcacCCTGAATACGCTGCTTGTTCAGATCATAACCTACGTCTTCCAGGGCGTCCTCGTCCACCTCTCCACCGCGGGTTGCTCATGGTTTAAGAACAGCAGAACGTACTGGATGGCATGGAACTCGGCGCTTTCAATTGCTGGAGCTGCGATGGCGAGACAGATATCTCCAGATAATACTTGGGCCCGGTTCATGGGCTACTGTCTGGCGAATGCGTATTCCTGCAACTTCCCACTGACGCTTGCAATGTCGACGGGCAACATTGGTGGCTttacgaagaagacgactgTGAATGCCATG GTCTTTATCGGATACTGCGTCGGAAACATCATCGGACCacatctcttcttctcctaCGAGCAGCCATCGTATCCCTCTGGTTTCCTGGCGATGCTGATATGCTTTGGCGTTTCCTTTGTAATCCCCCTTGCCTTGAGGTATTATCTCGTCTGGGAGAACCGCCGCCGAGACCGTCTTGGTCCTGTAGATAGTGGCCTTTCTGCggaggatctggatgctGCGGTCCTGGACAAGACCGACAAGGAGATCTTGCAGTTCCGCTATGTCTATTAG
- the xanC gene encoding transcription factor xanC (COG:S;~EggNog:ENOG410Q28I;~InterPro:IPR004827;~go_function: GO:0003700 - DNA-binding transcription factor activity [Evidence IEA];~go_process: GO:0006355 - regulation of transcription, DNA-templated [Evidence IEA]) has protein sequence MPAKHHSPEQSESLKQDPTERRRLQNRLSQRNHRRKIRDRIAKLQERVIASELRAAATLHGWHSAPCIPYEVKPSPSSTSSSLSLSPSSPPAELQCPPASYNVGLNTMPQLPLFSTPGENDETGTTVSSVNGSGTSSPTALVPPDIVTGSALGLGQGYGLDTVQMCEQWGFQGSVYLATDTADSWSVVERDYTAPDPGVFSRRKHTGIYVAGTGGYERVPVSEPGVDGMPSSSDGLKT, from the exons ATGCCTGCGAAACATCACAGCCCAGAGCAGAGTGAGTCGCTAAAGCAGGATCCGACGGAGCGCAGACGGCTACAGAATCGTCTCTCGCAGCGGAATCACC GGAGGAAGATCCGCGATCGAATCGCCAAACTCCAAGAACGAGTCATCGCCAGCGAGCTGCGTGCTGCAGCAACCCTGCACGGATGGCACTCGGCGCCCTGCATTCCCTACGAGGTGAAGCCATCACCGTCCTCTACttcatcgtcgctgtcgctgtcccCGTCCTCTCCCCCTGCAGAGCTACAGTGTCCACCGGCGTCGTATAATGTCGGCCTGAACACGATGCCCCAACTTCCTCTGTTCTCTACACCGGGAGAGAACGACGAGACGGGGACTACAGTCAGTTCTGTGAATGGGAGTGGCACATCCAGCCCAACAGCCCTAGTCCCTCCTGATATTGTCACTGGCTCTGCGTTGGGACTCGGGCAGGGCTACGGACTTGATACGGTGCAAATGTGCGAGCAATGGGGGTTCCAGGGATCTGTTTATCTAGCTACAG ATACTGCAGACTCTTGGTCCGTCGTCGAACGCGATTATACTGCTCCAGACCCCGGGGTATTCAGTCGGAGGAAGCACACTGGGATATACGTCGCAGGGACAGGCGGATATGAGCGGGTGCCAGTGTCAGAGCCTGGGGTGGATGGCATGCCCTCTTCATCCGATGGGTTAAAGACTTAA
- a CDS encoding pepsin-like aspartic protease (COG:O;~EggNog:ENOG410PKD0;~InterPro:IPR033121,IPR021109,IPR001461,IPR034164;~MEROPS:MER0090759;~PFAM:PF00026;~SECRETED:SignalP(1-16);~TransMembrane:1 (n4-12c16/17o424-443i);~go_function: GO:0004190 - aspartic-type endopeptidase activity [Evidence IEA];~go_process: GO:0006508 - proteolysis [Evidence IEA]): MLRALVAAQLLVSAVALRLPRDLRTRKENSYTIDLNATQYGLRYEAPVTFGSQTLSLTVDTGSSDVFVVEDDFKCAGTVPFGDPDELSELEQSACGYATDGYSTDKESSSFEVIDDQNFQATYGAGTSRGLMVTEDMSLGDASVKDQRFGLVNWTTPMNFGSSGILGLAYAPLTSAMELNGTIDNQNISTQGEIHHYTPFVMKMASEDVIKPFFSLALKRIPANEETGDGGVMVLGGVPDLELTSDWAVVAAEPYEGGQTDTDGNKIRSYWATTVEALTYGDDGEYTTPYQTIVDSGSPQTMVPLEVADGFNNLFSPPANWSETSQGYVVDCEAEVPSLSMKIGGITFDINPDDLILQQDSSGFLCQSAITRAMDMPGDAEADARQLYLLGMSFLRNVVAEFNWGNSTMRFAARKDSAASSLEILGSGRFVVLVAMVVLFQGFF, from the coding sequence ATGCTTCGCGCACTCGTCGCtgcgcagctgctggtcAGCGCCGtcgccctccgcctcccgcGCGACCTCAGAACCCGCAAGGAGAACAGCTACACCATCGACCTGAACGCGACGCAATACGGCCTCCGCTACGAGGCGCCCGTCACGTTCGGCAGCCAGACCCTCAGCCTCACCGTGGacaccggcagcagcgacgTCTTCGTCGTAGAGGACGACTTCAAGTGCGCTGGCACTGTGCCCTTTGGGGATCCGGACGAATTGAGCGAACTCGAGCAGTCTGCCTGCGGATATGCCACCGACGGCTACTCGACGGACaaggagagcagcagcttcgAGGTCATCGACGACCAGAACTTCCAAGCCACCTACGGCGCTGGCACCAGCCGTGGCCTCATGGTGACCGAAGACATGTCCCTGGGCGACGCCAGCGTCAAGGACCAGCGCTTCGGGCTGGTGAACTGGACGACGCCCATGAACTTCGGCTCCAGCGGCATTCTAGGGCTCGCATATGCGCCGCTGACCTCTGCCATGGAGCTCAACGGCACCATCGACAACCAGAACATCTCGACCCAGGGCGAGATCCACCACTACACGCCGTTCGtcatgaagatggccagCGAGGACGTCATCAAGCCCTTTTTCTCGCTCGCCCTCAAGCGCATCCCGGCCAACGAGGAAAccggcgacggcggcgtcATGGTCCTGGGCGGCGTGCCTGACCTCGAACTGACCAGCGACTGGGCTGTCGTTGCAGCTGAACCCTACGAGGGAGGCCAAACGGACACAGACGGCAACAAAATACGGTCATACTGGGCCACCACCGTGGAGGCCCTGACctacggcgacgacggcgagtACACAACCCCCTACCAAACCATCGTCGACTCGGGCTCGCCGCAGACCATGGTCCCCCTGGAAGTCGCCGATggcttcaacaacctctTCAGCCCTCCGGCCAACTGGTCGGAAACGTCTCAGGGCTACGTTGTCGACTGTGAGGCCGAGGTGCCCAGCCTGTCCATGAAGATCGGCGGGATTACATTCGATATCAACCCCGACGACCTgatcctgcagcaggatTCCTCCGGGTTTCTGTGCCAGTCGGCCATCACTCGCGCAATGGATATGCCCGGCGATGCTGAGGCCGATGCGCGCCAGCTGTACCTGCTCGGCATGAGCTTCCTGCGGAACGTCGTGGCGGAGTTCAACTGGGGGAACTCGACGATGCGCTTTGCTGCGAGGAAGGACAGTGCTGCGTCGTCGCTGGAGATTCTGGGCAGTGGGCGTTTCGTGGTGCTCGTTGCGATGGTTGTGCTGTTCCAGGGCTTCTTTTAA
- a CDS encoding uncharacterized protein (COG:S;~EggNog:ENOG410PWZR;~InterPro:IPR036864,IPR001138;~PFAM:PF00172;~go_function: GO:0000981 - DNA-binding transcription factor activity, RNA polymerase II-specific [Evidence IEA];~go_function: GO:0008270 - zinc ion binding [Evidence IEA];~go_process: GO:0006355 - regulation of transcription, DNA-templated [Evidence IEA]) — translation MVRRAHRKSRNGCLECKRRHVKCDEKRPVCSNCISSERDCEYGTRLLTATPVRPLTVSPVPDTPRSSASAGSPSLCDDQPVNMLHVELFHNLYTKTHHSFDPTGSLPWLPELLSQSITTPYLVNELLAFSALHLSTQRPDRRTFYHFHAAQLQTHALAIFNETNPEVTQETCLPLFLFSSVLGIHMLCDTLIYRENNLDTFIPRFAHYLRLHHGSRTIIGQAWKLLKDSILKPVFDTGMSLYRSGPLGAGYRKLLDLVVAANLGSEPTAIYRQAIESLQACTNVVDIADRETHVHHVAINGVIAWPVLIKLEFSELLEQSRPEALVILAHYAVLLHRFRETWLFADSGRFLIQEIGRCLGEEWEEWLAWPNAQCHDT, via the exons ATGGTCCGAAGAGCCCATAGAAAGTCGCGCAACGGCTGCCTCGAATGCAAGCGGCGTCATGTCAAA TGCGACGAGAAACGGCCTGTCTGCTCCAACTGCATCAGCTCGGAGCGGGATTGCGAATATGGGACTCGGTTGTTGACTGCGACTCCAGTGCGCCCATTGACAGTCTCGCCGGTGCCTGATACGCCTCGCAGTTCGGCTTCTGCAGGAAGTCCCTCGTTATGCGATGACCAGCCCGTGAACATGCTGCATGTTGAGCTCTTCCACAATCTCTACACGAAGACGCACCACTCCTTCGACCCAACGGGGTCACTACCATGGCTTCCTGAACTCCTCTCCCAGTCCATCACAACTCCCTATCTGGTCAACGAGCTGCTGGCCTTCAGCGCCCTCCATCTGAGCACGCAGCGTCCAGACCGCCGAACCTTCTACCACTTTCACGCCGCGCAACTGCAAACCCACGCCCTGGCCATCTTCAACGAGACAAACCCCGAAGTTACCCAGGAGACATGCCTaccgctcttcctcttctcatctGTCCTTGGCATCCACATGCTCTGCGATACCCTCATCTACCGCGAAAACAACCTCGACACCTTCATCCCCCGATTCGCGCACTACCTGCGTCTCCACCACGGCTCGCGCACAATCATCGGCCAGGCGTGGAAACTGCTAAAAGACTCGATCCTCAAACCGGTGTTCGACACTGGCATGTCGCTCTACAGATCCGGCCCGTTGGGGGCTGGATACAGAAAGCTCCTGGACTTGGTAGTCGCAGCAAACCTAGGGAGCGAACCCACAGCAATCTACCGCCAGGCCATCGAATCACTGCAGGCGTGTACGAACGTGGTGGACATTGCTGACCGCGAGACGCACGTTCACCATGTGGCGATAAATGGGGTCATTGCCTGGCCGGTGCTGATCAAGCTCGAGTTCAGCGAGCTTCTGGAGCAGAGCAGGCCGGAGGCGCTGGTGATCCTGGCGCATTATGCGGTGCTGCTGCATCGGTTTAGGGAGACCTGGCTGTTTGCAGACTCGGGCAGGTTCTTGATTCAGGAGATTGGGAGATGTCTgggggaggagtgggaggagtgGTTGGCCTGGCCGAATGCTCAATGCCATGATACGTAG
- a CDS encoding RTA1 domain-containing protein (COG:S;~EggNog:ENOG410PVS1;~InterPro:IPR007568;~PFAM:PF04479;~TransMembrane:7 (o16-36i48-65o77-101i121-143o155-177i198-217o232-252i);~go_component: GO:0016021 - integral component of membrane [Evidence IEA]), whose product MAKLEPYAGDYYLWEYIPSLPASVIFLILFLGATAFHSWKAWSTRARFCIPFCIGGLFEIIGYGGRAGCTNKTGELIPYIIQSVFILLGPVLFAASIYMFLARLMCAVGGEKHSLIRVRWLTKVFVSGDIVSFIVQGSGAGMMAMDGMADSAKGIVIGGLMVQIIVFGLFIITSVVFEMRMKSAGGSEYGQGAWQEHLYPLYAVSALIMVRSVFRVIEYAMGQKGYLLSHEWTMYVFDSVLMLGVMAIWGWWHPGTIRRERHGSQLLSMGSSQSKA is encoded by the exons ATGGCCAAGCTCGAACCTTACGCCGGCGACTACTACCTGTGGGAATACATCCCCTCGCTGCCTGCATCGGTCATCTTCCTtattctcttcctcggtgcAACGGCCTTCCACAGCTGGAAAGCATGGTCAACACGAGCCCGCTTCTGCATCCCCTTCTGCATCGGAGGTTTAT TCGAAATCATAGGCTACGGTGGACGCGCAGGCTGCACCAATAAAACCGGCGAGCTCATTCCCTACATCATCCAGagcgtcttcatcctcctcggcccTGTCCTCTTCGCGGCGTCTATCTACATGTTCCTTGCGCGCCTTATGTGCGCCGTCGGTGGTGAAAAGCACTCCCTCATTCGAGTCCGCTGGCTCACGAAGGTCTTTGTCTCCGGCGATATTGTTTCTTTTATCGTCCAGGGCAGCGGCGCAGGcatgatggccatggacgggATGGCGGATTCCGCAAAGGGCATTGTGATTGGTGGTTTGATGGTCCAGATTATCGTGTTTGGACTCTTCATTATCACGTCTGTTGTGTTTGAGATGCGAATGAAGTCTGCAGGTGGATCTGAGTATGGGCAGGGGGCGTGGCAGGAACATCTGTATCCGCTTTATGCGGTCAGTGCGCTGATCATGGTGCGTTCGGTCTTCCGTGTGATTGAGTATGCGATGGGACAGAAGGGGTATCTGCTGAGCCATGAGTGGACTATGTATGTGTTTGATTCCGTGCTTATGCTTGGTGTCATGGCTATCTGGGGCTGGTGGCATCCAGGGACGATCAGGAGAGAGCGCCATGGGTCTCAGCTGCTCAGTATGGGGAGTTCCCAGAGTAAGGCTTGA
- a CDS encoding putative oxalate decarboxylase (COG:G;~EggNog:ENOG410PKN9;~InterPro:IPR006045,IPR014710,IPR011051,IPR017774;~PFAM:PF07883,PF00190;~SECRETED:SignalP(1-18);~go_process: GO:0033609 - oxalate metabolic process [Evidence IEA]), with the protein MKSTLAFSVLALLTSAQGAPTLPKRQGGNPPLRGPQDLLGYSPDNKIAEPSAEIHYTPVPGQKDDEDLGVYLDFSKTENPQPIRGSLGGTDPGPRNAAIDRQNSDKLAPPGTDHGQTINANWPMSLSKAKLGLDGAGWSRQENTVVMPDATKMAGVDMRLEESAYRELHWHLAGEWSLVLNGSCRIQAVNEDGQTFIDDVTEGDVWFFPPGVPHSIQALEGGVEFLLVFDDGSFSEDNTFLASEIFAHNPKSVLSKNFDLPISSFDNIPDGELFIFPGTPAPDNIADQNVSTTAGPVPLAESYSYHFSEQPAHNVAGGSVKIVDPQTFPIANNFAAAVVTVKPGAMREIHWHPSSDEWSFFIRGQGRATLLEAPKTATTFDFHPGDVGYFPKSHSHYIENTGDEDLVFVEVLQADQFSDIALGQWLGSTPKAIVGDTLNLDDKDLDKLKSDKQYIVSAPSNNNSTQG; encoded by the exons ATGAAGTCTACTCTTGCCTTTTCTGTACTCGCACTCTTGACCTCTGCCCAAGGAGCACCCACGCTTCCTAAGCGGCAGGGAGGAAACCCTCCGTTACGCGGACCGCAGGATCTTCTCGGATACTCGCCTGACAATAAGATAGCGGAGCCAAGTGCCGAGATTCATTATACCCCTGTCCCGGGCCAgaaggacgatgaggacCTAGGTGTCTACCTGGACTTCTCCAAGACCGAGAACCCGCAGCCAATCCGTGGCTCACTGGGTGGGACTGACCCTGGCCCAC GAAACGCTGCCATCGACCGCCAGAACAGTGACAAGCTAGCTCCCCCGGGGACAGACCATGGACAGACTATCAATGCTAACTGGCCCATGTCACTGAGCAAGGCCAA ACTGGGCCTTGACGGTGCTGGGTGGTCCCGACAGGAGAACACCGTTGTGATGCCTGATGCTACCAAGAtggctggtgttgatatGCGCCTGGAAGAGAGCGCGTATCGTGAACTGCATTGGCACTTGGCAGGTGAATGGAGTCTTGTTCTCAATGGGTCATGCAGAATTCAG GCTGTAAACGAAGATGGCCAGACCTTCATCGACGACGTGACCGAGGGCGACGTCTGGTTCTTCCCTCC TGGCGTGCCCCATTCCATCCAAGCCCTTGAGGGTGGTGTTGAGTTTCTGCTCGTCTTCGACGACGGGTCCTTCTCTGAAGACAACACCTTCCTGGCGTCCGAGATATTCGCCCATAACCCG AAATCCGTCTTGAGCAAGAACTTCGATCTccccatttcctccttcGACAACATCCCCGATGGCgagctcttcatcttccctgGAACGCCCGCCCCAGACAACATCGCAGACCAGAACGTCAGCACCACAGCCGGTCCAGTCCCTCTGGCAGAGTCCTACTCATACCACTTCTCCGAGCAACCAGCACACAACGTTGCCGGCGGGAGCGTCAAGATCGTTGACCCACAAACCTTCCCGATAGCAAACAACTTCGCAGCAGCCGTAGTCACCGTGAAACCCGGTGCGATGCGTGAAATCCACTGGCACCCGTCCAGCGATGAATGGAGCTTCTTCATCCGCGGACAGGGAAGGGCGACGCTTCTCGAGGCTCCTAAGACCGCGACAACCTTTGACTTCCACCCGGGCGATGTGGGATACTTCCCCAAGTCTCACAGTCACTACATCGAGAACACGGGAGATGAGGATCTCGTGTTCGTGGAGGTGCTGCAGGCGGATCAATTTAGCG ATATCGCATTGGGCCAGTGGCTAGGCTCAACACCGAAGGCGATTGTCGGGGATACGCTGAACTTGGACGACAAGGATCTTGACAAGCTGAAGTCAGACAAGCAGTATATCGTGTCTGCCCCGAGCAACAACAATAGCACACAGGGCTGA
- a CDS encoding uncharacterized protein (COG:S;~EggNog:ENOG410PT45;~InterPro:IPR036047;~go_function: GO:0005515 - protein binding [Evidence IEA]) encodes MAFDCYCAICGVGFSGMRIGSPSDVTAARRQQYVDSVSRATTPLTPQEDESIYSYDPRLVDSESVVWTSEVHCLGVHDVQGKTKAFVSGPGYYADAGELAVKMGQRAKRTYFNCYGFGTDEAPGPVVPFHWCCFQILLRSLTGSDAPKDANLDVLYDAMMSLCNVSGSALRLAYGDHVAHAQGQYWQCLPGTEYSVRHPTGAAGFEELARMQIETTGRLRAPSKHFDIGNRQPRNPFGALPAELVYQICSFLPGESLKSLIQASAFIHLVTQDDYFWRCFIQSDMPWLWEKQVLRQSDTDLNHKQVYIWLDAITAPKYGLEDATLMGIANRRRIWGACDELSRNYKAQCQSTE; translated from the exons ATGGCCTTCGACTGCTACTGCGCCATCTGCGGCGTCGGCTTCTCAGGAATGCGCATTGGCTCGCCCTCCGATGTCACAGCCGCGCGACGACAGCAGTATGTGGACAGCGTCTCTCGCGCTACTACGCCTTTAACCCCCCAGGAAGACGAGTCGATATACAGCTACGACCCGCGCTTGGTCGATTCGGAGAGTGTCGTCTGGACATCCGAGGTGCACTGTCTCGGAGTGCACGACGTCCAGGGCAAGACCAA AGCGTTCGTCTCCGGGCCTGGATATTACGCAGATGCC GGCGAGCTGGCTGTGAAGATGGGACAGCGTGCAAAGCGAACATACTTCAATTG CTACGGCTTTGGCACAGACGAAGCCCCTGGCCCCGTGGTGCCATTCCACTGGTGCTGtttccagatcctcctccgctctcTGACAGGCTCTGATGCTCCCAAAGACGCCAACCTGGACGTTCTTTACGATGCCATGATGAGCCTGTGCAATGTATCAGGGTCCGCGCTGCGACTTGCATACGGCGACCATGTTGCGCATGCACAAGGACAGTACTGGCAGTGTCTCCCTGGAACAGAG TATTCCGTGCGACATCCCACAGGCGCAGCCGGCTTCGAAGAGCTCGCACGGATGCAGATCGAGACCACAGGCAGGCTCCGCGCACCTTCAAAGCACTTTGATATCGGCAACCGACAGCCCAGAAACCCTTTCGGCGCGCTGCCAGCTGAACTAGTCTACCAGatctgctcttttcttccaggcgaGTCACTGAAGTCTCTCATCCAGGCCTCTGCCTTCATCCACCTCGTCACCCAAGACGACTACTTCTGGAGATGCTTCATTCAGTCGGACATGCCGTGGCTCTGGGAGAAGCAGGTGCTGCGCCAGTCAGACACGGACCTGAACCACAAGCAGGTCTATATCTGGCTGGACGCAATCACTGCTCCGAAGTACGGGCTGGAAGACGCGACGCTGATGGGCATTGCCAACCGTCGGCGCATCTGGGGTGCTTGCGACGAGCTGTCTCGGAACTACAAGGCACAGTGCCAGTCAACCGAGTAA
- a CDS encoding HAD family hydrolase (COG:S;~EggNog:ENOG410PNA3;~InterPro:IPR041492,IPR023198,IPR036412,IPR023214;~PFAM:PF13242,PF12710,PF13419), whose protein sequence is MSVANRVVSSITALGRHLAKLIAVVLPSIRRKRKNAAKSIPPKLIIFDFDGTLMNTMDAIKETWAHALKTLLPNFDPSTTEKELERLISSGAAARVTFDTLWPAEHRDSLNIDYCIRVFRELYIEHGLPLQKAFPCAKEVLLAIASREIPMAIVSNKGVEMIKTSLKQHGLDGIIPDEYIIGDPLYGENRKPHPASYTDILAPRFRAKTGEDLLAAEGDVIMVGDTISDIKFARNIGAKVCWCSFGDGNKEECTGLQPDFTIATLADLTEVINGL, encoded by the coding sequence ATGTCCGTCGCTAACCGCGTTGTCTCGTCCATCACCGCGCTCGGCAGACATCTGGCTaagctcatcgccgtcgtTCTTCCCTCCATAAGGCGCAAGCGCAAGAATGCCGCGAAATCAATCCCACCTAAACTGATCatcttcgacttcgacggGACTCTCATGAACACTATGGACGCCATCAAGGAAACCTGGGCCCACGCCTTGAaaaccctcctcccaaaCTTCgacccctccaccaccgagAAGGAGCTCGAGCGCCTGATATCCTCCGGTGCCGCAGCCCGCGTTACGTTCGACACCCTCTGGCCAGCTGAACACCGTGACAGTCTAAACATTGATTATTGCATCAGGGTCTTTCGTGAGCTATACATAGAGCACGGACTACCCCTCCAGAAGGCCTTTCCTTGCGCCAAGGAGGTTCTTCTGGCCATTGCGTCTCGCGAAATCCCAATGGCAATCGTGAGCAACAAGGGCGTCGAGATGATCAAGACATCACTGAAACAGCACGGTTTGGACGGTATCATCCCGGACGAGTACATCATCGGCGATCCGCTCTACGGCGAGAACAGGAAGCCGCATCCGGCCTCCTATACGGACATCCTTGCGCCGAGGTTTCGCGCTAAGACTGGTGAGGACCtcctggcggcggagggcgaTGTTATCATGGTTGGCGATACCATCTCTGATATCAAGTTTGCGAGGAACATTGGGGCCAAGGTGTGTTGGTGCTCGTTTGGGGACGGAAACAAGGAGGAGTGCACAGGGCTGCAGCCGGATTTCACCATTGCCACACTGGCAGATCTGACTGAAGTGATTAATGGGCTTTGA